In Perognathus longimembris pacificus isolate PPM17 chromosome 3, ASM2315922v1, whole genome shotgun sequence, a single window of DNA contains:
- the Ccdc124 gene encoding coiled-coil domain-containing protein 124, with amino-acid sequence MPKKFQGENTKSAAARARRAEAKAAADARKQKELEDAYWKDEDKHVMRKEQRKEEKEKRRLEQLERKKETQRLLQEEDSKLKGGKVPRVAAPSKVTRAQIEDTLRRDQQQHREEPAEKAKSHLEVPLEENLNRRVLEEGSVEARTIEDAIAVLSVEEEADRHPERRMRAAFAAFEEAQLPRLKQENPNMRLSQLKQLLKKEWLRSPDNPMNQRALPFNASK; translated from the exons ATGCCCAAGAAGTTCCAGGGTGAGAACACCAAGTCGGCAGCGGCCCGGGCACGGAGGGCTGAGGCCAAGGCAGCAGCTGATGCACGGAAGCAGAAGGAGCTGGAGGATGCATACTGGAAGGATGAGGACAAACACGTCATGAGGAAGGAGCAGCGCAAG gaggagaaggagaagcggCGCCTGGAGCAGCTGGAGCGCAAGAAGGAGACGCAGCGCCTGCTGCAGGAGGAAGACTCCAAGCTCAAGGGAGGCAAGGTCCCCCGAGTGGCCGCGCCAAGTAAGGTCACGCGTGCGCAGATTGAGGACACCCTGCGCCGAGACCAGCAGCAGCACCGGGAGGAGCCAG CTGAGAAAGCTAAGAGCCACCTGGAGGTGCCGCTGGAGGAGAACCTTAACCGCCGCGTGCTGGAAGAGGGCAGTGTGGAGGCGCGTACCATTGAGGATGCCATTGCGGTGCTCAG CGTTGAGGAAGAGGCAGACCGGCACCCTGAGCGCCGCATGCGGGCAGCTTTCGCTGCTTTCGAAGAGGCCCAGCTGCCCCGACTCAAGCAGGAGAACCCCAACATGCGGCTGTCCCAGCTGAAGCAGCTGCTCAAGAAGGAATGGCTGCGCTCCCCCGACAACCCCATGAATCAGCGGGCCTTGCCCTTCAATGCCTCCAAGTGA